The [Eubacterium] siraeum genome contains a region encoding:
- a CDS encoding aminoacetone oxidase family FAD-binding enzyme, translating into MKIIDTETAIIGGGASGLAAAIAASRYGCGNVTVLEKMQRVGKKILSTGNGRCNLTNRNISPADYTGDTELLSYISPDIDNAEDFFSSLGLICRADDNGRVYPYSNAATSVLDALRFAADSSGIRTVCDFTVSEITKTKHGFIITDGETQVKAKRVIIAAGGKAAPSLGSSGEGYELCRSLGHSVTRLFPALAPVRTDIELVKSLKGLRVAADATLISGGRVIDRQSGEVQFTDGALSGICIFNLSAKAAEYINNGEISLDTAPTLGKDELYGLIKSTAAIRASLPCEELLTGIYHKRVGQAMLKKAGIPFSKTCGEISDKDISVLCNLAKDSRYPIRNVSDWSLAQITCGGIPASEVSDKLESLKASCLYLCGEILNIQGKCGGYNLDWAWKSGYTAGMNASLSLSE; encoded by the coding sequence ATGAAAATAATTGATACCGAAACAGCAATTATAGGCGGAGGCGCATCGGGGCTTGCCGCCGCCATCGCCGCTTCTCGTTACGGGTGCGGAAATGTGACCGTACTCGAAAAAATGCAGAGGGTAGGCAAAAAAATACTTTCAACCGGTAACGGCAGATGCAACCTCACCAACCGCAATATATCACCTGCGGATTATACCGGTGATACGGAGCTTCTATCATACATCAGCCCCGATATTGACAATGCGGAGGATTTCTTTTCTTCGCTCGGGCTTATCTGCCGTGCGGATGATAACGGCAGAGTATATCCCTACAGCAATGCCGCAACCTCTGTGCTTGACGCTCTCAGATTTGCCGCTGATTCTTCCGGCATCAGAACAGTATGCGACTTTACGGTATCTGAAATAACAAAAACCAAACACGGTTTTATCATAACAGACGGCGAAACACAGGTAAAAGCAAAGCGTGTAATCATTGCCGCAGGAGGAAAAGCGGCTCCGTCGCTCGGCTCAAGCGGCGAAGGCTATGAGCTTTGCAGAAGCTTAGGTCACTCGGTGACAAGGCTCTTTCCTGCCCTTGCGCCTGTAAGAACGGATATTGAGCTTGTAAAATCGCTTAAGGGACTTCGTGTGGCGGCTGACGCTACGCTTATCTCGGGCGGAAGGGTAATAGACAGGCAATCAGGAGAGGTTCAGTTTACCGACGGTGCATTGTCGGGAATCTGTATTTTCAATCTGTCGGCAAAAGCGGCAGAATATATAAACAACGGTGAAATTTCACTCGATACCGCCCCAACGCTTGGCAAAGACGAGTTATACGGGCTTATAAAAAGCACAGCCGCAATAAGAGCGTCACTGCCGTGTGAAGAACTTCTCACAGGAATATACCACAAACGTGTAGGACAGGCAATGCTGAAAAAAGCAGGTATTCCCTTTTCTAAAACCTGCGGCGAAATATCGGATAAGGACATTTCAGTGTTATGTAATCTTGCAAAGGACAGCCGCTACCCCATAAGAAACGTATCGGACTGGAGCCTTGCACAGATAACCTGCGGCGGTATACCTGCAAGCGAGGTTTCCGACAAGCTGGAATCCCTCAAGGCAAGCTGCTTGTATCTGTGCGGTGAAATACTCAATATCCAGGGCAAATGCGGCGGATATAATCTTGACTGGGCGTGGAAAAGCGGATATACCGCAGGCATGAACGCAAGTCTTTCTTTATCGGAGTAG
- a CDS encoding transcriptional regulator, producing the protein MDNRIMKLIIALGKFSAQPRQYRIIEGLNASETGVFWAMTQIIAEKPDTELFGLSELNSYLNFTRPNLSQTINKLEDKGYVERVVLKDDRRVTYIRLTENGKATAKAKYDEIFVRLENIAKILGEEDTDKLIELVLRFADAYEKSAELK; encoded by the coding sequence ATGGACAACAGAATAATGAAACTTATAATAGCACTTGGTAAATTTTCCGCACAACCAAGACAGTACAGAATAATAGAAGGGCTTAATGCCAGTGAAACAGGCGTTTTCTGGGCAATGACGCAGATTATTGCGGAAAAACCCGATACCGAGCTGTTCGGACTGAGCGAGCTTAACAGCTATCTTAATTTTACCAGACCGAATCTTTCCCAGACTATCAATAAGCTGGAGGACAAGGGCTATGTTGAGAGGGTCGTACTTAAGGATGACAGAAGAGTAACATATATCAGGCTCACTGAAAACGGCAAAGCAACGGCAAAAGCAAAATATGACGAGATTTTTGTAAGACTTGAAAATATAGCTAAAATACTCGGTGAAGAGGACACGGATAAGCTGATTGAACTTGTTCTGCGTTTTGCGGACGCTTACGAAAAGTCGGCTGAGCTGAAGTAA
- a CDS encoding ABC transporter ATP-binding protein/permease encodes MFKIFGYLKNSIPQVLLIIVLLIIQAWGDLTLPQYTSDIVDIGIQNGGIENAAADALSVDGYNALEAFMNDEQKSILAKSYTLVKKGEATDSQKERFPWSADNDVYFLNELTEDEKQQLINTVDIPMTAAEMMKELSFEDLSSMTEKQGIKLPFTSFEQAGEMLGISSGKANALTIITALAEKGGMGDTDLSALSDKISEMPGTITEQSAVRFVKDEYLSLGVDMNVLQQNYLLSAGGKMLLIALLMMAVSVTVGFFAATTAAKVGRDLRAGVFRNVVSFSSAEIDRFSTASLITRSTNDIQQIQMVIVMLLRMVIYAPILGIGGVFMVLTTGTGMAWIIALAVIVILAVVLILMKIAMPKFKLMQKLVDKLNLVAREILTGLPVIRAFSREKYEEERFDKANKDLTSAMLFTNRTMTFMMPLMMMIMNLVTVLIIWVGAGQISDGSLQVGDMMAFITYTMQIVMSFLMLTMISIMLPRAAVSAERINEVISAEKSITDKPDAATFDKASLRGDVTFDHVSFRYPDANEDVLTDICFTANAGETTAVIGSTGSGKSTLINLIPRFFDVTEGSITIDGTDIRDVTQHSLHDVTGLVSQKGVLFSGTIDSNIRFGAENADDETIRLAAEISQSSEFIDSKPLKYNEPVSQGGTNVSGGQKQRLSIARAIAKKPKIYLFDDSFSALDFKTDVKLRKALADNIHDCTIIIVAQRISTILNADKIVVLDEGRIAGIGTHSELMENCEVYRQIAHSQLSQKDLAAIDNAKGGAVNA; translated from the coding sequence TTGTTTAAAATATTCGGGTATCTCAAAAACAGCATACCGCAGGTTTTGCTGATAATTGTACTGCTTATAATTCAGGCCTGGGGCGACCTTACTTTACCGCAATATACATCGGATATTGTGGATATAGGTATACAGAACGGCGGTATAGAAAATGCGGCGGCAGATGCGCTGAGCGTTGACGGCTATAATGCGCTTGAAGCGTTTATGAATGACGAGCAGAAAAGCATACTTGCAAAAAGCTATACTCTTGTGAAAAAAGGCGAAGCGACCGATTCTCAGAAAGAACGCTTTCCCTGGTCTGCCGATAATGACGTTTATTTTCTGAATGAACTTACGGAAGATGAAAAACAACAGCTCATTAACACTGTCGATATACCTATGACGGCGGCTGAGATGATGAAAGAGCTTTCCTTTGAAGATTTGTCATCTATGACCGAAAAGCAGGGGATTAAACTTCCTTTTACTTCTTTTGAACAGGCAGGAGAAATGCTCGGTATTTCTTCCGGAAAAGCAAATGCACTGACGATTATTACGGCACTTGCGGAAAAAGGCGGCATGGGAGATACCGATTTGTCGGCATTGTCTGACAAAATATCGGAAATGCCGGGAACTATAACAGAGCAGTCCGCAGTACGCTTTGTAAAAGACGAATATTTATCGCTGGGCGTTGATATGAACGTATTACAGCAGAACTATCTGCTGTCAGCCGGCGGAAAAATGCTGCTTATCGCACTTCTTATGATGGCGGTATCCGTGACGGTAGGTTTCTTTGCGGCGACAACAGCGGCGAAGGTCGGCAGAGATCTAAGAGCCGGAGTGTTCAGAAATGTTGTCAGCTTTTCAAGCGCCGAGATTGACAGATTTTCCACTGCCAGCCTTATCACGAGAAGCACGAACGATATACAGCAGATACAGATGGTTATTGTAATGCTGCTCAGAATGGTTATATATGCGCCTATTCTCGGCATTGGCGGTGTATTTATGGTACTGACTACCGGTACGGGTATGGCGTGGATTATCGCCCTTGCCGTAATTGTTATTCTTGCGGTGGTGCTTATTCTGATGAAGATTGCGATGCCTAAATTCAAGCTGATGCAGAAACTGGTTGATAAGCTGAACCTTGTTGCAAGGGAGATACTTACCGGTCTGCCTGTTATCCGTGCCTTCAGCCGTGAAAAATATGAAGAAGAACGTTTCGATAAAGCCAATAAGGATCTGACATCCGCAATGCTCTTCACAAACCGCACAATGACGTTTATGATGCCTCTTATGATGATGATAATGAACCTTGTAACCGTTCTTATCATATGGGTAGGTGCAGGACAGATTTCGGACGGCTCTTTGCAGGTCGGAGATATGATGGCGTTTATCACATATACGATGCAGATTGTAATGTCATTCCTTATGCTGACAATGATTTCAATAATGCTTCCGAGAGCGGCAGTTTCCGCAGAGAGAATAAACGAAGTCATTTCAGCCGAAAAGAGCATTACTGATAAGCCCGATGCAGCAACATTCGATAAAGCGTCGCTCAGGGGCGATGTTACTTTTGATCACGTTTCGTTCCGCTATCCCGATGCAAATGAAGATGTTCTGACCGATATATGCTTTACCGCAAATGCGGGTGAAACGACAGCTGTTATCGGCAGTACGGGCAGCGGCAAATCAACGCTTATAAATCTCATACCGAGATTCTTTGACGTTACCGAAGGCAGTATTACTATAGACGGAACCGACATCAGAGATGTAACACAGCATTCTCTCCATGACGTTACAGGCCTTGTGTCGCAGAAAGGCGTACTGTTCTCTGGAACGATAGACAGCAATATAAGATTCGGTGCTGAAAATGCCGATGATGAAACTATCCGACTTGCCGCAGAGATTTCGCAATCGTCTGAATTTATCGACAGCAAGCCGCTAAAATACAACGAGCCTGTTTCACAGGGCGGCACGAATGTTTCGGGCGGACAGAAACAGCGTCTGTCTATTGCCCGTGCAATTGCCAAAAAGCCTAAGATATATCTGTTTGACGACAGCTTCTCAGCACTTGATTTCAAGACAGATGTGAAGCTGAGAAAAGCACTCGCCGATAATATTCACGATTGCACGATAATAATCGTTGCACAGCGTATCAGCACGATATTGAATGCCGACAAAATAGTTGTGCTTGACGAGGGCAGAATAGCAGGAATCGGAACTCATAGCGAGCTTATGGAAAATTGTGAGGTATACAGGCAGATAGCACACTCGCAATTGTCGCAAAAAGACCTTGCGGCGATAGATAACGCAAAAGGGGGTGCTGTAAATGCGTAA
- a CDS encoding ABC transporter ATP-binding protein/permease produces the protein MRNSHRGGPGAPVEKAKDFKGSIGKLARYMSEYKISLVFVVIFAITSTVFNIIGPKLMGNATTEIFNGIIAKVNGTGDMNFDALGAILLLLIGFYLISSICSFIQGWLMTGVSQKVSYRLRKELIAKINRMPMNYFDKSTHGEALSRVTNDVDTLAQNLNQSITQLVTSVTTIIGVMVMMLSISPLMTLIAVLILPVSMVLVLFVVKISQKYFKSQQEYLGHINGQVEEIYSGHNIVKAFNREERVIEDFNEANDILYKSAWKSQFFSGVMMPVMTFVGNLGYVAVAVVGGLLAANGTIMVGDILSFIQYVKNFTQPITQLAQVSSMLQSTAAAAERVFEFLAEDEEEQCAKEHAMLTDTSGNTRNVTTLDITGDVTFEHVRFGYTPEKIIINDFSARVRQGQKIAIVGPTGAGKTTIVKLLMRFYELNGGRILIDGYDIADFDRSELRELFGMVLQDTWLFKGSIMENIRYGKLDATDDEVIAAAKAAHVDHFIRTLPGGYDMELNEEASNVSQGQKQLLTIARAILANNKILILDEATSSVDTRTEIQIQKAMDNLMKGRTSFVIAHRLSTIKDADLILVLKDGDIIEQGNHEELIAKNGFYAELYNSQFDS, from the coding sequence ATGCGTAATTCTCACAGAGGAGGACCCGGCGCTCCTGTAGAAAAGGCAAAGGATTTCAAGGGCAGTATCGGAAAACTGGCAAGGTATATGAGCGAATATAAGATTTCGCTTGTTTTCGTTGTGATATTCGCAATTACATCAACCGTATTCAATATTATCGGTCCTAAGCTGATGGGTAATGCCACAACGGAGATTTTCAACGGCATTATCGCAAAGGTAAACGGTACGGGCGACATGAACTTTGATGCGCTCGGCGCTATACTTCTATTGCTTATAGGATTTTATCTTATCAGCAGTATCTGTTCGTTTATACAGGGCTGGCTGATGACGGGCGTTTCACAGAAGGTCAGCTACAGACTCCGTAAGGAGCTTATCGCAAAGATAAACCGTATGCCGATGAACTATTTTGACAAAAGCACGCACGGTGAGGCACTGTCAAGAGTAACAAATGATGTGGATACTTTGGCACAGAATCTGAATCAGAGCATTACACAGCTTGTCACCTCTGTTACCACTATCATAGGTGTAATGGTAATGATGCTGTCGATAAGCCCGCTTATGACGCTTATCGCCGTTCTTATTCTTCCTGTTTCGATGGTGCTTGTGCTTTTCGTTGTAAAGATTTCTCAGAAGTATTTCAAGTCGCAACAGGAGTATCTCGGTCACATAAACGGACAGGTCGAGGAAATCTACAGCGGTCACAATATTGTCAAGGCGTTCAACCGTGAGGAACGTGTTATCGAAGATTTTAACGAGGCAAATGATATTTTATATAAGTCTGCGTGGAAGTCGCAGTTTTTCTCCGGTGTTATGATGCCTGTTATGACCTTTGTGGGAAATCTGGGATACGTTGCCGTTGCTGTTGTCGGAGGTTTACTGGCGGCAAACGGAACTATAATGGTCGGCGATATATTATCGTTTATCCAGTACGTCAAGAACTTCACACAGCCTATAACACAGCTGGCACAGGTATCAAGTATGCTTCAGTCGACCGCCGCAGCCGCCGAGAGAGTATTTGAATTCCTGGCAGAGGACGAAGAAGAGCAATGTGCAAAGGAACACGCAATGCTTACCGATACCTCAGGCAATACCAGAAATGTAACAACGCTTGATATTACCGGTGATGTAACGTTTGAACACGTTCGTTTCGGCTACACCCCCGAAAAGATAATAATCAATGATTTCAGTGCAAGGGTCAGACAGGGACAGAAGATAGCTATAGTCGGACCTACCGGAGCAGGAAAAACAACCATTGTCAAACTGCTTATGCGTTTCTATGAGCTTAACGGCGGAAGGATACTTATTGACGGGTATGACATAGCAGACTTCGACAGGAGCGAGCTTAGAGAGCTTTTCGGAATGGTGCTTCAGGATACATGGCTGTTCAAGGGCAGTATTATGGAGAATATCCGATACGGAAAGCTTGATGCGACAGATGATGAAGTTATTGCCGCCGCAAAAGCGGCTCACGTTGACCATTTCATAAGGACGCTTCCCGGCGGTTATGATATGGAGTTAAACGAGGAAGCATCCAACGTATCGCAGGGTCAGAAACAGCTTCTGACAATAGCAAGAGCGATTCTTGCAAATAACAAGATACTGATTCTTGACGAGGCTACAAGCTCGGTCGATACCCGTACCGAGATACAGATACAAAAGGCTATGGATAATCTTATGAAAGGCAGAACAAGCTTTGTAATAGCACATCGCCTGTCTACGATAAAAGATGCCGACCTTATACTCGTTCTTAAGGACGGAGATATTATCGAGCAGGGTAACCACGAGGAACTTATTGCAAAGAACGGTTTCTATGCCGAGCTTTATAATTCACAGTTTGACAGCTGA
- a CDS encoding M14 family metallopeptidase: MLQDVVSVSLPVNERMMIKKNHFEPYNLTGNEKRICIVTGIHGDELEGQYVCYELIRKLSENRHLLSGIVDIYPSMNPLGMDSIKREMPIFDLDMNMIFPGSETGAVAEHIAAAIMNDIKGADICIDIHASNIFLREIPQVRISEETAPKLLPYAKMLNVDFIWVHSSVTVMEATLSHSLNKEGTPTLVAEMGVGMRITKSYGDQLLDGIFNLMAEMGIWTGETKKVSHPIVSTDGNVSFIYSDTSGIFMPAIKHWAGISKGDHIGDILDPLSGAVEQEIFAPCSGIVFTLREYPVVYEGSLLARILGGC; this comes from the coding sequence TTGTTACAGGACGTTGTATCCGTTTCACTCCCTGTGAATGAGCGGATGATGATAAAAAAGAATCATTTTGAGCCGTACAACCTTACAGGTAACGAAAAGCGTATATGTATAGTTACAGGTATTCACGGCGATGAACTGGAAGGGCAGTACGTTTGCTATGAACTGATAAGAAAGCTCAGCGAAAACAGGCATTTGCTCAGCGGTATAGTTGATATATATCCGTCTATGAATCCGCTCGGAATGGATTCGATAAAGCGTGAGATGCCGATATTTGACCTTGATATGAATATGATATTTCCGGGCTCGGAAACCGGTGCGGTGGCTGAGCATATTGCCGCCGCTATCATGAACGATATAAAGGGTGCGGATATATGTATTGACATTCACGCAAGCAATATATTCCTGCGTGAAATTCCGCAGGTGCGTATTTCGGAAGAAACTGCGCCGAAGCTGTTGCCCTATGCCAAAATGCTGAATGTTGACTTTATATGGGTACACTCCAGCGTCACTGTTATGGAGGCTACTCTCTCGCACAGCCTTAACAAAGAGGGAACACCGACACTTGTTGCTGAAATGGGTGTTGGAATGCGTATAACCAAGTCTTACGGCGATCAGCTCCTTGACGGAATATTCAACCTGATGGCTGAGATGGGAATATGGACAGGTGAAACGAAGAAGGTTTCTCATCCTATTGTTTCTACAGACGGAAACGTATCGTTCATATATTCGGATACATCCGGTATTTTTATGCCCGCAATAAAGCACTGGGCAGGAATATCCAAGGGAGATCATATAGGCGATATACTAGATCCGCTTTCGGGTGCTGTCGAACAGGAAATATTCGCACCTTGCAGCGGTATTGTATTTACGTTGCGTGAGTACCCCGTTGTATATGAAGGCTCGTTGCTTGCAAGAATACTCGGAGGGTGCTGA
- a CDS encoding M14 family metallopeptidase: MNKENIVTLKSPYRDDFQINGYRFGKGEKTCCIVGAMRGNEVQQLYVCSQIIRALSNIEKKGDLVYGKQIMVIPSLNPFSMNIQRRFWSVDNTDLNRMFPGDAHGKTTQRIAAGIFDFIKEYQYGIQFTSFYISGDFIPHVRMMDTEHKNIGLANLFGLPYILLRKPKPFDTATLNFNWQNCDTSAFSVYTNETEHIDEESANIAVSAVLRFLSRMGVIKYQSHGGYMATTLEEEHLMSVHAKSGGIYRRIKQPGDEVEQGDVMAEILDPFEGTVKEEIKSPANGIVFFAHKSPLVLENSVVYKIIKRLHI, encoded by the coding sequence ATGAATAAAGAAAACATAGTTACATTGAAATCGCCTTACCGTGATGATTTTCAGATAAACGGATACAGATTCGGTAAGGGTGAAAAAACCTGTTGTATAGTCGGTGCAATGCGTGGCAACGAGGTCCAGCAGTTATATGTATGCTCACAGATCATAAGAGCCCTTTCAAATATTGAAAAGAAGGGCGATCTGGTTTACGGTAAGCAGATAATGGTCATCCCTTCGCTGAATCCGTTTTCGATGAATATCCAGCGCCGTTTCTGGTCGGTAGATAATACAGATCTCAACAGAATGTTCCCCGGTGACGCACACGGAAAGACCACACAGAGAATAGCCGCGGGCATATTCGATTTTATAAAGGAATATCAGTACGGCATTCAGTTTACTTCATTCTATATTTCCGGTGACTTTATACCTCATGTAAGAATGATGGATACCGAGCATAAAAACATAGGACTTGCAAATTTATTCGGTCTTCCGTATATACTTCTCAGAAAGCCAAAGCCGTTTGACACGGCAACGCTGAACTTCAACTGGCAGAACTGTGATACGAGCGCATTTTCCGTATATACAAACGAAACAGAGCATATTGACGAAGAATCGGCAAATATAGCGGTAAGCGCTGTACTTCGTTTTTTGTCGAGAATGGGCGTCATAAAGTATCAGAGCCACGGCGGTTATATGGCAACTACGCTTGAAGAAGAGCATCTGATGTCGGTACACGCTAAAAGCGGCGGAATATACCGCAGGATAAAACAGCCCGGCGACGAGGTGGAGCAGGGAGATGTAATGGCAGAGATACTCGATCCGTTTGAAGGCACGGTCAAGGAAGAAATCAAGTCGCCCGCAAACGGAATTGTATTCTTTGCGCATAAATCACCGCTCGTACTTGAAAACTCGGTCGTTTATAAGATAATCAAAAGATTGCATATCTGA
- a CDS encoding zinc ribbon domain-containing protein, translating to MVLIALSIIVLVLCSRYKQEPMTNSRTGITVTTIITAVITFFELTGVVSLGVMNGIFGGDAFRQMLYDAIASGELDFEDFATANEAMDFAISVVNAVFVVSMIVCILIAAFGIFATVIGFKTMADKTLTAAAAANTAARSQAYNMPGYNNCNTSFQNGYYNCSSPQQNYQTYAQSNTEAAAQPTSNVSQNSEWYCVCGNKNSAGQKFCSNCGAANPDSNRQG from the coding sequence TTGGTACTTATAGCGCTTTCTATAATTGTGCTTGTTCTCTGCTCCAGATATAAGCAGGAGCCGATGACAAACAGCCGTACAGGCATAACTGTAACAACAATAATTACAGCGGTAATCACATTCTTCGAGCTGACAGGCGTTGTTTCTCTCGGTGTTATGAACGGTATTTTCGGAGGCGACGCTTTCAGGCAGATGCTTTATGACGCTATTGCAAGCGGAGAACTTGATTTTGAGGATTTTGCAACGGCAAATGAAGCGATGGATTTTGCTATTTCCGTTGTTAATGCGGTATTTGTAGTTTCAATGATAGTGTGCATTCTTATAGCCGCTTTCGGCATATTCGCTACCGTTATCGGCTTCAAAACAATGGCCGACAAAACGCTTACGGCAGCCGCAGCGGCAAATACGGCGGCACGCAGTCAGGCATATAATATGCCCGGTTACAATAACTGCAATACTTCTTTTCAGAACGGCTACTATAACTGCAGCAGTCCTCAGCAGAATTATCAGACTTACGCACAGAGCAATACAGAAGCGGCAGCTCAGCCGACAAGCAACGTTTCTCAAAACAGCGAGTGGTACTGCGTATGCGGAAACAAAAATTCCGCAGGACAGAAATTCTGTTCAAACTGCGGTGCGGCAAATCCGGACAGTAACCGTCAAGGTTAA
- a CDS encoding zinc ribbon domain-containing protein, producing the protein MLHIGIAIALLVLCSSYKSCPIVSKLTGIKVLTIILTVLASIKLMSFLFGVLPMYYGSESEKYYPILSVFASSVFAITVIYYCGVITLSVIACIKGYKCMSNNELTSAAYSEQQRVNAARAQQIYHAQSAANVQQSFTTENTAWQCTSCGKYNESDNKFCIYCGHIR; encoded by the coding sequence ATGCTCCATATAGGTATTGCTATTGCTTTACTCGTTTTATGCAGTTCTTATAAGAGTTGTCCTATCGTTTCAAAACTTACCGGAATCAAGGTGCTGACTATTATTCTGACAGTTCTGGCATCAATTAAACTGATGTCGTTTCTGTTCGGCGTATTACCGATGTATTACGGTTCGGAGAGCGAAAAATATTACCCCATTCTGTCAGTGTTCGCTTCAAGTGTCTTTGCAATAACCGTGATATACTACTGCGGCGTTATCACTCTGAGTGTCATCGCCTGTATCAAGGGATACAAGTGTATGAGCAACAATGAGCTCACCTCTGCGGCTTACAGCGAACAGCAGAGAGTAAACGCCGCAAGAGCACAGCAGATATACCACGCACAATCTGCCGCAAATGTTCAGCAGAGCTTTACAACCGAAAATACCGCATGGCAGTGTACAAGCTGTGGTAAGTACAACGAATCTGACAACAAATTCTGTATTTACTGCGGACATATAAGATAA
- the galE gene encoding UDP-glucose 4-epimerase GalE: MAVLVTGGAGYIGSHTCVELLNAGEDIIVIDNFYNSKPKAIEAIKEITGRDFRFYENDCCDREALDRIFRENFITEVIHFAGYKAVGESCVKPIMYYENNINSTLALIETMQKYGCKKLVFSSSATVYGIPDKVPVTEDFPLSAINPYGSTKLMIENMCRELYASDDQWSIILLRYFNPIGAHESGKLGEDPNGIPNNLMPLILRTASGKMATLSVFGNDYPTPDGTCVRDYIHVVDLALGHVAAIKAARAHTGCPAYNLGTGKGYSVLDIINAFEKVNKVKVPYVITGRRPGDAAACYSNPSLAKKKLGWTAKRGLEQMCRDSWNYIKANS, encoded by the coding sequence ATGGCAGTATTGGTAACGGGCGGAGCAGGATATATCGGCTCTCACACCTGCGTGGAGCTTCTTAACGCAGGCGAGGATATTATTGTAATAGACAACTTCTATAACTCAAAGCCGAAGGCTATCGAGGCTATTAAGGAAATCACAGGCAGAGATTTCAGATTCTATGAGAATGACTGCTGTGACAGAGAAGCTCTCGACAGGATTTTCAGAGAGAACTTCATCACAGAAGTAATACATTTTGCCGGCTACAAGGCAGTAGGCGAAAGCTGTGTAAAGCCTATAATGTATTATGAAAACAACATCAACTCAACTCTTGCACTTATCGAAACAATGCAGAAATACGGCTGTAAGAAGCTCGTATTCAGCTCGAGTGCAACAGTTTACGGCATACCCGATAAAGTGCCGGTAACAGAGGATTTCCCTTTGAGCGCTATCAATCCCTACGGTTCTACAAAGCTGATGATTGAGAATATGTGCAGAGAACTGTACGCATCAGATGATCAGTGGAGCATTATCCTTTTACGTTACTTCAACCCTATCGGTGCGCACGAGAGCGGTAAGCTTGGTGAAGACCCCAACGGTATACCGAATAACCTTATGCCCCTTATCCTCCGCACAGCCTCAGGAAAAATGGCAACGCTCAGCGTATTCGGCAACGACTATCCCACTCCCGACGGCACTTGCGTAAGAGATTACATTCACGTTGTTGACCTTGCACTCGGTCATGTTGCCGCAATAAAGGCGGCAAGAGCGCATACAGGCTGTCCCGCATACAACCTCGGTACAGGTAAGGGATACTCTGTGCTTGATATTATCAACGCTTTCGAAAAGGTAAACAAGGTCAAGGTACCTTATGTTATAACAGGCAGACGTCCGGGTGACGCAGCCGCTTGCTACTCAAATCCTTCACTTGCAAAGAAAAAGCTCGGCTGGACAGCAAAGAGAGGTCTTGAGCAGATGTGCCGTGACAGTTGGAACTATATAAAGGCAAATTCCTGA